A stretch of the Saccharolobus caldissimus genome encodes the following:
- a CDS encoding glycosylated S-layer protein, SlaA → MNKTLGLILASVFLISTLGIIPSLILTNAAIPTNPAAAIFTSPHVITISNTSKTYINLFLNPFDYSQAQAAVEGYDFGLAINYTINDTSLTISIPSGSASGTYTLSLSSIYKTIANYAYYEQANESVFMIFYTGNSTSSSIFGGYKQVGPFEIVASMPISDVSNDLNQSLGVTSFINVININYLLSLATNGKITAFSQLPAGSQIQISYAGRTYTITVVHTEVLPGTLVNPLQAAGVIPNPGYVQAVGRSNITVGVYDPLESSSTTLFSFNLSYSSQAPAVIEWFVLDNYSTGIIKGITNVSANFYSPPFESPDTFFANNNTIIYQSLNKESARTPVPLLFNGQMNVTAHENIVGSLQAGTNIYTSTSFNVTPPGNYTFSGKLNVIFNGFVFTNGSATLTANIFNGSIFFFFKAPGYKLSHIFFITPVVPINLTTNILFPNSTLVIYNNTPSSYVRFGYVAFPSLVIRFNITATYMTETLSGHTTYVLSGYVNESELNGYKIQTALGTSSLSIDTPEDVNSSLVSAPAIVSFFNFGQSTTTLTGTSLSFNVLMPLQFIVEHLGYVFLVVFHIWGPSTTVTVTGKDSLGNTIAAGTFRSYIALPTYNVMPPTSINYLTCDNHYTQVQISDPGSVLYTIQNNVQENNASVIGPWDLMSTPGVPSYLAAGLHVAIYNGTKLKYNNTFGLLPNATVTPVTFTISLQGQTVPLTYSTIPNAIYPVDFKFEPSTVSSYSVTANVITNTSVPIEVITLYVPLQSLLNTKIVLWYVSPDFAAYFYYNTTGQFHTPNVTISFAPVTPELVMPPIFPVSKLYMPFGISDPYYEFFNSISLGPLNGIIELTENGINVGNITSITVQINGMNESIILSPTNVSKLLVTTNLGEVSQCSPLFEGTVFNISALAALLKLPNVGALNGSYLYITYHDAITGAYVTNKTLLTVGAFYVMPPTVPGSVEWILTAKYVNATTGIPVEISYGVVQQPSATIVDLNAANISTTSIVYIPVVSVQIVSKYATVQVMYNPTNASTIVYMNGMFVTSYKGNLLPSLPETAPLSGKFFGPVINLFVATGSLSSPNGTMYVVLGPNKVAVGTANLYTYAGYHFGPYTALPLTSNVTFTVQDPVTHTTLTGQTTLGAFNNTPIRISPLGVSISPSASVKAFYYYTTPIVLSPTSQYIVISVTSVISYPYPFYIETVSFLGSNVTTGTPVPGTPAFQTVYSPSLGPGVTLQVPVQVYQVISLSTPSEPHTVVMFAVPFAGGPAISLYPTFLVYTNVTAVSS, encoded by the coding sequence ATGAATAAAACCCTAGGTCTTATCCTAGCCTCCGTATTTCTTATATCTACTTTAGGTATAATACCAAGTTTAATTCTAACAAATGCAGCTATTCCTACAAATCCAGCTGCTGCGATATTCACTTCGCCTCATGTAATTACGATATCTAATACAAGTAAGACTTATATTAATCTCTTCTTAAATCCCTTCGATTATAGTCAAGCACAAGCAGCAGTAGAAGGTTATGATTTTGGCCTTGCAATAAATTATACGATTAATGACACATCATTAACAATCTCAATACCATCTGGATCCGCTAGTGGTACATATACACTTTCTTTAAGTTCTATTTACAAAACAATTGCAAACTATGCATATTACGAGCAGGCTAATGAATCGGTATTTATGATATTCTATACTGGGAATTCTACCAGCTCTTCAATATTTGGAGGGTACAAGCAAGTAGGACCATTTGAAATTGTAGCTAGTATGCCAATATCTGATGTATCAAATGACTTAAATCAGTCACTAGGCGTGACTTCCTTTATTAACGTTATAAACATTAATTACTTATTATCTCTGGCGACTAATGGTAAAATTACTGCATTTTCACAATTACCTGCAGGATCTCAAATACAAATATCGTATGCAGGTCGTACATATACTATAACAGTTGTCCATACTGAAGTTTTACCTGGGACTTTAGTTAACCCATTACAAGCAGCGGGTGTTATACCCAATCCTGGTTATGTACAAGCAGTAGGCAGAAGCAACATAACTGTAGGTGTTTACGATCCGCTTGAAAGTTCTAGTACAACATTATTTAGTTTCAATTTATCTTACTCCTCTCAAGCGCCAGCAGTGATAGAATGGTTTGTATTGGACAATTATAGTACTGGTATAATTAAAGGAATTACTAATGTTTCAGCTAACTTTTACTCACCGCCATTTGAATCACCTGATACATTTTTCGCAAATAATAATACTATCATATATCAATCTCTTAACAAAGAATCAGCTAGAACACCAGTTCCATTACTATTTAATGGCCAGATGAACGTTACCGCGCATGAAAACATTGTTGGCTCATTACAAGCCGGCACTAATATCTATACTTCAACATCGTTTAATGTCACTCCTCCAGGCAATTATACATTCTCTGGAAAACTTAATGTAATATTTAATGGATTTGTATTTACTAATGGTAGTGCAACTTTAACAGCTAACATATTCAATGGTTCAATATTTTTCTTCTTTAAAGCACCTGGATATAAATTATCTCATATATTCTTCATAACACCAGTTGTACCTATTAATCTAACAACTAACATATTATTCCCTAATTCCACATTAGTAATTTATAATAATACTCCATCCAGCTATGTTAGATTCGGATATGTGGCATTCCCATCACTAGTAATAAGATTTAATATAACTGCAACTTATATGACAGAAACGTTAAGTGGGCATACCACATATGTGTTATCTGGTTATGTTAATGAGTCTGAATTAAATGGATATAAAATACAAACGGCATTAGGTACTAGCAGTCTTTCAATTGATACCCCAGAAGATGTTAATTCGTCGTTAGTAAGTGCTCCAGCTATAGTATCCTTCTTTAACTTTGGCCAGTCAACTACTACATTAACGGGGACTTCATTGTCTTTTAACGTATTAATGCCATTACAGTTTATAGTAGAGCACTTAGGTTATGTATTTCTAGTAGTATTCCATATATGGGGGCCGTCAACTACTGTAACAGTAACTGGCAAAGATAGTCTTGGTAACACTATAGCAGCTGGAACTTTCAGATCATATATAGCTCTTCCAACATATAATGTAATGCCTCCGACATCAATTAATTACTTAACTTGTGATAACCATTACACTCAAGTACAAATTTCAGATCCAGGCTCAGTGTTATATACCATACAGAATAACGTACAAGAGAATAATGCGTCTGTGATTGGACCATGGGACTTAATGTCAACTCCTGGAGTGCCATCGTATTTAGCAGCGGGATTACATGTGGCAATATATAATGGTACCAAGTTGAAATACAACAACACATTTGGGTTATTGCCTAATGCTACTGTAACTCCAGTAACATTTACTATAAGTCTACAAGGACAAACAGTCCCATTAACTTACTCTACTATACCTAATGCAATCTACCCAGTTGACTTTAAATTCGAACCTTCTACCGTATCAAGTTATAGTGTTACTGCTAATGTGATAACTAACACTTCAGTACCTATTGAGGTTATAACATTATACGTACCATTACAATCCTTATTAAATACTAAGATAGTTTTATGGTACGTAAGCCCAGACTTTGCCGCATACTTCTACTATAACACTACTGGGCAATTCCATACACCTAATGTGACTATAAGCTTTGCTCCAGTAACGCCAGAGTTGGTAATGCCTCCAATATTCCCAGTAAGTAAGTTATACATGCCTTTCGGAATTAGTGATCCATATTATGAATTCTTCAACTCTATTAGTTTAGGTCCTCTAAATGGTATCATAGAGTTAACTGAGAACGGCATAAACGTTGGTAATATAACTTCCATAACAGTGCAAATAAACGGTATGAATGAGAGTATAATATTATCTCCAACCAATGTAAGCAAATTATTAGTAACTACCAATTTAGGTGAAGTTTCACAATGCAGTCCTCTATTTGAGGGAACAGTATTTAATATTTCTGCATTAGCTGCATTGTTAAAGTTACCTAATGTAGGTGCGTTAAATGGAAGTTACTTATATATAACATATCATGATGCAATAACTGGAGCTTATGTAACTAACAAGACGCTATTAACAGTTGGTGCATTTTATGTAATGCCTCCAACAGTGCCAGGATCTGTTGAATGGATATTAACTGCTAAGTATGTAAACGCAACAACTGGTATACCAGTAGAGATAAGTTATGGTGTAGTACAGCAGCCCTCTGCAACAATAGTAGACTTAAATGCTGCTAATATATCCACAACAAGTATAGTTTACATACCAGTAGTTAGCGTGCAAATAGTTAGTAAGTACGCCACTGTACAAGTAATGTATAATCCAACTAATGCAAGTACAATAGTATATATGAATGGAATGTTTGTAACATCATATAAGGGTAACTTATTACCATCATTACCAGAGACCGCCCCATTATCTGGTAAGTTCTTTGGACCAGTCATTAACCTATTCGTAGCGACTGGATCTTTAAGTAGTCCTAACGGGACGATGTATGTAGTATTAGGACCTAATAAGGTAGCTGTGGGTACTGCTAACTTATACACTTATGCTGGTTATCACTTCGGTCCATACACTGCTTTACCGTTAACGTCTAATGTAACGTTTACAGTTCAAGATCCAGTAACTCATACTACTTTAACTGGCCAGACAACGTTAGGAGCATTTAACAATACTCCTATAAGGATATCTCCATTAGGTGTTTCAATATCTCCATCAGCATCTGTTAAGGCCTTCTACTACTATACTACTCCAATAGTATTAAGCCCAACAAGTCAGTACATAGTAATATCAGTAACTAGTGTGATAAGTTATCCATATCCGTTCTACATAGAGACTGTATCTTTCTTAGGCTCTAACGTGACTACTGGAACTCCAGTTCCTGGAACTCCAGCATTCCAGACTGTGTATTCACCATCCTTAGGACCTGGTGTAACATTGCAAGTGCCAGTACAAGTGTATCAAGTAATTAGCTTATCAACACCAAGTGAGCCTCATACTGTAGTGATGTTTGCTGTACCGTTTGCTGGTGGTCCTGCTATCTCATTATACCCAACGTTCTTAGTCTACACTAATGTGACGGCTGTTTCAAGTTAA
- a CDS encoding glycosylated S-layer protein, SlaB has translation MKSVYVLSTLILISIVALVASAAYTSGNVTFYSPSVNDQIFYVGKPITIDAVVPQQFANQPATIDFFYPNSTLAASIPTETNSTGGIYVPNAYTFPNVVGIWAITVEVAGGVAVGTIDVNVTTPAVAPIILTLQNLAMYENGYPQFVETVNGFINAVVMQNGTVNFVGYVYNSTIMPISGATVTLTIIIPTIGTKTLTATTASNGSFSLSFQVPLLSSSISLVSSYLISGSLTVTYGPHTVTYQVLMTAIPNYYQVISELNTEITTLKGELAALNSTIATLESEISTLNGSLATANAKISQLSSELASVNSTISSLSSEVSTLSSEYHTLSGEVSTLNTQISTLNSTVGTLNSEISSLKGTVSTLTTLAYGGIIAGIIGLIVAIVAIVLVMRRIS, from the coding sequence ATGAAAAGTGTATATGTTTTATCCACTCTAATATTAATTTCGATAGTTGCATTAGTTGCAAGTGCTGCATATACTTCGGGAAACGTGACTTTTTATAGTCCTAGTGTGAATGATCAGATCTTCTACGTAGGAAAGCCTATAACAATAGATGCTGTAGTTCCTCAACAATTTGCTAATCAACCTGCTACTATAGATTTCTTCTATCCTAATTCGACATTAGCAGCCTCTATACCTACTGAGACTAACTCGACTGGAGGAATATATGTACCTAATGCATATACATTTCCTAACGTTGTAGGGATATGGGCTATTACTGTTGAGGTTGCTGGAGGAGTTGCTGTAGGTACCATAGATGTTAATGTCACTACTCCTGCAGTTGCTCCAATTATATTGACTCTTCAGAACTTAGCCATGTATGAGAATGGATATCCGCAATTCGTAGAAACTGTAAACGGATTCATTAACGCTGTGGTTATGCAAAACGGAACTGTTAATTTCGTGGGGTATGTATATAATTCTACGATAATGCCCATATCTGGAGCTACAGTAACTTTAACTATTATAATACCTACAATAGGTACTAAGACTTTAACTGCTACTACGGCATCTAACGGATCCTTCTCGTTAAGTTTTCAAGTACCGTTATTATCTTCAAGTATTTCTCTAGTATCTTCATACTTAATTAGTGGTAGTTTAACAGTAACTTATGGTCCTCATACTGTAACTTATCAAGTTTTAATGACTGCTATACCTAATTATTATCAAGTTATAAGTGAGTTAAACACGGAGATAACGACATTAAAAGGTGAGTTAGCTGCATTAAATAGTACTATTGCAACATTAGAATCTGAAATATCTACACTTAACGGGAGTTTAGCTACTGCTAACGCTAAGATCAGTCAGTTGAGTAGTGAGTTAGCTAGTGTGAATAGTACAATATCTTCATTAAGTAGCGAGGTATCTACATTATCGTCTGAGTATCATACATTAAGTGGAGAAGTTTCAACGTTAAATACGCAGATATCAACATTAAATTCTACTGTAGGAACTTTAAACTCTGAGATATCTTCATTAAAGGGTACTGTAAGCACTTTAACTACATTAGCATATGGAGGTATAATAGCTGGTATAATAGGTTTAATAGTTGCAATAGTTGCAATAGTTCTTGTAATGAGGAGAATAAGTTAA
- a CDS encoding FMN-binding glutamate synthase family protein, which translates to MLIYNKYLPVPKQFTEEFWTVERIEHIRYLALTGKPYKIFNDDVNSLRILDRVKFRLNRTPSINPEPNSKIDFEFSGIYMSAPLYLGDMSYGALSGNPNIAIAIAADLTETLAGTGEGGLHPEVAKHKRIFVQWASARFGVDIRTLMAGMGIVIKIGQGAKPGIGGHLPGSKVTEPISMTRRIPVGIDAISPAPHHDIYSIEDLGQRIEALKEATGKPVFVKVAATNYIPYIVSGIARMGADGVIIDGHGAGTGATPVVIRDNVGIPIELAVASADKILRREGLRDKFTIIAAGRVSSATDAAKLIALGADIVSVGTGALIAMGCVMVHKCHVGSCPTGLTAKIDGTRIVDIEFGVKMLTNFIRGFSLELANILDNLNLKDVRELRGRRDLLYGHGLTKDTLEILGIEGTEDNPNPKMGELWNRRIIAYMHELMNKGDPVITSMGSTAPPDVEKPARIVDWLRSDGAQVTRPSIDPYREDIDTSFYLKGGEIYLSLPVIFDITEAPKDYKEAFSWSALALSSAVFDYKTIDKYSEVFISNDGKGIAKWSKDLSDENSYLLIPADEEVVDEIIGLGVQGFIVDEDLGNSDLEVIISDLDTKLKEAGIRNHYDILAKSSRLRHSADAFKLILLGADAVIMPYYILEKAIGEGNKGNLKEKAFSLIAGMKKEIALLAGAAGVYSVQSTLTGNRELLRSINLNYDIRRRLRVKPAGSL; encoded by the coding sequence TTGCTCATATACAACAAGTATTTGCCAGTCCCTAAACAGTTCACGGAGGAGTTTTGGACAGTTGAGAGAATAGAGCATATTAGGTATTTAGCCCTAACAGGGAAGCCTTATAAAATATTCAACGATGACGTTAACTCATTAAGGATCTTGGATAGGGTTAAATTTAGGCTTAATAGAACTCCTTCTATAAACCCAGAGCCTAATAGTAAAATAGATTTTGAATTCTCTGGAATTTACATGAGTGCTCCTTTGTATTTAGGGGACATGTCATATGGGGCTTTAAGCGGTAACCCTAATATAGCAATAGCTATTGCAGCGGACTTAACGGAGACCTTAGCAGGAACTGGGGAAGGTGGATTGCACCCAGAGGTTGCTAAACATAAAAGGATCTTTGTCCAATGGGCTTCAGCAAGATTTGGCGTTGATATAAGGACATTAATGGCTGGAATGGGTATAGTGATAAAGATAGGACAAGGAGCTAAGCCAGGAATAGGTGGACATTTACCCGGAAGTAAAGTGACTGAACCAATTTCTATGACAAGGAGAATCCCAGTGGGAATTGATGCAATATCCCCAGCTCCCCATCACGATATTTACTCTATTGAGGATTTGGGACAGAGGATAGAAGCCTTAAAGGAGGCTACTGGTAAGCCAGTTTTCGTTAAGGTAGCAGCTACGAACTACATACCGTACATAGTTTCTGGTATAGCCAGAATGGGGGCTGATGGTGTTATAATAGACGGTCATGGAGCTGGTACTGGGGCGACACCGGTGGTAATTAGGGATAACGTTGGAATACCTATAGAATTAGCTGTAGCTTCAGCGGATAAAATTTTAAGAAGAGAGGGGCTTAGGGATAAGTTCACTATTATAGCTGCAGGTAGAGTTTCATCTGCTACTGATGCAGCTAAGTTAATTGCCTTAGGAGCTGATATAGTTAGCGTTGGAACAGGGGCGTTAATTGCAATGGGATGTGTTATGGTTCATAAGTGTCATGTAGGTTCATGCCCAACTGGTTTGACTGCTAAAATAGACGGAACGAGAATTGTAGATATCGAATTTGGTGTTAAAATGTTGACTAATTTCATTAGAGGCTTCTCTTTAGAGTTAGCTAATATTTTAGATAATTTAAATTTAAAGGATGTAAGAGAACTTAGGGGGAGAAGGGATTTACTTTACGGTCACGGTCTAACTAAGGATACTTTGGAGATACTGGGAATTGAGGGTACTGAGGATAATCCTAATCCTAAAATGGGTGAGTTATGGAATAGGAGGATTATAGCCTACATGCACGAGCTAATGAATAAGGGAGATCCGGTAATAACGAGCATGGGAAGTACGGCTCCGCCAGATGTAGAAAAGCCCGCGAGGATAGTTGACTGGCTTAGATCTGACGGTGCTCAGGTTACTAGACCTTCAATAGACCCCTATAGAGAGGATATAGATACCTCATTTTACCTCAAGGGAGGGGAGATATATTTATCCCTCCCTGTGATTTTCGATATTACTGAAGCTCCTAAGGACTATAAGGAGGCTTTTTCTTGGAGTGCTTTAGCCTTATCCTCTGCTGTTTTCGATTATAAGACTATAGATAAGTACTCAGAGGTCTTCATAAGCAATGACGGGAAGGGTATTGCCAAGTGGAGTAAGGATTTGTCAGATGAGAACTCTTATTTACTTATACCAGCTGATGAGGAAGTAGTTGACGAGATTATAGGTTTAGGCGTTCAAGGTTTTATAGTTGACGAGGACTTAGGTAATAGTGACCTTGAGGTAATAATTAGCGATTTAGACACTAAGTTAAAGGAGGCGGGGATAAGGAACCATTATGATATTTTGGCTAAATCGAGTAGGCTTAGGCACTCCGCGGATGCTTTTAAGTTAATTTTATTAGGAGCAGATGCAGTTATAATGCCCTACTACATTTTGGAAAAGGCAATAGGTGAGGGTAATAAGGGTAATTTGAAGGAAAAAGCTTTCAGTTTAATTGCGGGAATGAAGAAGGAGATAGCACTTTTAGCAGGGGCTGCAGGAGTTTATAGCGTACAGTCAACGTTGACTGGCAATAGGGAGTTATTACGTTCAATCAATTTAAATTATGATATTAGGAGGAGGTTAAGGGTAAAACCAGCGGGGTCTTTATGA
- a CDS encoding glutamate synthase, giving the protein MYSPSGCGVLGILRKKGSPKISGRDVVRAIERVRYRGSDKGAGFAVFNLSNKNYYVVKAFYDGDPNELREMFNEYGITVENIELNAYHSHLCDCNVIALADINKLRKAVRNINEIIWNSSKKGRIYSIGNSLSVYKGVGYPKDVAKKYNVEELEGDLWLAHTRQPTNSPGYYPFWSHPFSSFNIAIVHNGDVSSFGANVEFLSSRGLSSFVGTDSEVLAFLFEELISEGLSIEEAVKILINPSRRFNALASSIDYLYRNARLDGPFTAVIGYDSGDDLYLIAIADRSKFRPAIVGEDELYYYVASEENEIREISPKAKVWTLKPGSYFIASMNKGVISYGRSEEELKTFSPPPIFVPEKFDIDARNIGYKELNYEILKLIEKGKREITVANVMGHRYLGINLPARGINNVRINLYGVVGNAMANLNEGNEFYVYGNVADDCCDTMHGGKVVIYGDARDVLGQTFQNGRIYVKGNAGNRVGIQMREYKDKRPYLIIGGIVDDYLGEYMAGGVIVVFGKGFRGEPVGNFVGSGMVGGRIYIRGRVSPSKIGLQPPKLEVARFLKALLIDGLISEEEYNELKDREYIDLMDRLKGEAKEYAKRLFEEKIGIPQYEYRELNEEEFKELLPVVEDYAKEMKENCFIELLKEKFTVITARRLK; this is encoded by the coding sequence ATGTATTCTCCTTCTGGTTGTGGTGTTTTGGGTATTTTAAGGAAGAAGGGTTCTCCTAAAATAAGCGGTAGAGATGTAGTTAGGGCTATTGAGAGGGTTAGGTATAGAGGTAGTGATAAGGGGGCTGGCTTTGCGGTCTTTAATTTAAGTAATAAGAATTACTATGTAGTTAAGGCATTTTACGATGGTGATCCCAATGAGTTAAGGGAGATGTTTAACGAATACGGTATAACTGTAGAAAATATTGAGCTTAACGCTTATCATTCCCACCTATGCGATTGTAATGTAATTGCGTTGGCTGACATTAATAAGTTAAGGAAAGCTGTTAGGAATATAAATGAGATTATATGGAATAGCAGTAAAAAGGGTAGGATATATAGTATTGGTAATTCTCTTAGCGTTTATAAGGGGGTAGGCTACCCTAAGGATGTAGCTAAGAAATATAACGTTGAGGAGCTAGAGGGGGATTTATGGTTAGCTCACACTAGACAGCCCACTAATTCCCCAGGTTATTATCCCTTCTGGTCTCACCCCTTCTCGTCATTTAATATAGCCATAGTTCACAATGGAGATGTTAGCTCATTCGGAGCCAATGTAGAATTTCTGAGTTCCAGGGGTTTGAGCAGTTTTGTAGGTACTGATAGTGAAGTTTTGGCTTTTCTTTTCGAGGAGCTGATATCTGAAGGGTTAAGCATAGAGGAGGCTGTTAAAATACTAATTAACCCATCTAGGAGATTTAACGCTTTAGCGTCTAGTATTGATTATTTATATAGGAATGCAAGGTTAGATGGTCCATTCACTGCTGTCATAGGCTATGATTCTGGTGACGATTTGTACTTAATAGCGATTGCAGACAGATCTAAGTTTAGACCCGCTATTGTTGGTGAGGACGAGCTTTACTATTACGTTGCCAGTGAAGAGAACGAAATAAGAGAGATAAGTCCCAAGGCTAAAGTGTGGACTTTAAAGCCTGGCTCTTATTTTATAGCCTCAATGAACAAGGGAGTTATATCTTACGGTAGAAGTGAAGAGGAATTGAAGACTTTTTCCCCACCTCCAATATTTGTTCCAGAAAAATTCGATATTGATGCCAGAAACATAGGGTATAAAGAGCTAAATTACGAGATTCTTAAGTTAATAGAGAAAGGTAAAAGGGAGATAACTGTAGCCAATGTTATGGGGCATAGGTATTTGGGGATTAACTTACCGGCTAGGGGTATAAATAACGTTAGGATTAACCTCTACGGCGTAGTTGGCAATGCGATGGCGAATTTAAATGAGGGTAACGAATTCTACGTTTACGGTAATGTAGCTGATGACTGTTGTGATACCATGCACGGAGGGAAGGTAGTAATTTACGGAGACGCTAGGGACGTATTAGGGCAGACTTTTCAGAACGGTAGGATTTACGTTAAAGGTAATGCGGGAAATAGGGTAGGTATTCAGATGAGGGAATATAAGGATAAGAGACCTTATCTTATCATAGGCGGTATAGTTGACGATTATTTAGGCGAGTATATGGCGGGAGGAGTTATAGTAGTATTTGGGAAGGGATTTAGGGGAGAACCCGTCGGTAATTTTGTAGGCTCTGGAATGGTTGGCGGTAGGATATATATAAGGGGTAGAGTTTCCCCATCTAAAATAGGCTTACAGCCTCCTAAGTTAGAGGTAGCGAGATTTTTGAAAGCCCTATTAATTGATGGTCTAATATCGGAAGAGGAGTATAATGAACTGAAAGATCGTGAATATATAGACTTGATGGATAGGTTAAAGGGAGAGGCTAAGGAATACGCTAAAAGACTATTTGAGGAAAAGATAGGAATACCGCAATATGAATATAGAGAGTTAAATGAGGAGGAGTTTAAGGAATTATTACCGGTGGTTGAGGATTATGCTAAGGAAATGAAGGAGAATTGCTTTATAGAATTATTAAAGGAGAAATTTACTGTAATAACTGCTAGGAGATTAAAGTAA
- a CDS encoding glycosyltransferase family 4 protein, which produces MKEIKVAVIAHGLGMSRGYSGEGYVYRTFFEMLNERGISYIAVSFSKPYDKSIPSTYCLPFHIPKFDKYQRILTYYPAKKVKPKLYLNASGVPIPLSNVAPHVIYAGAPAISTLPSKYTKSVFWKIYITPFKIMINKIKDEAKRAKIIANSHYSAKAIAQVYNINEPEVIYPPVDVEFFSKAYNEDNRENFFVTVGRIERGKMLENSIILSAKSGIKGVIVGSLNEVSYLKKLNKLKRELKANVEFLTNLPREELLKILSKAKVYFHPTIGEHFGIPVVEAMSAGVIPIVPKDSGVYEVVPEFSYSNVDEAVGILRNLIEKNNVELRREMRRRSLQFSKDRFKEKIMSKIITLIS; this is translated from the coding sequence ATGAAGGAAATAAAGGTTGCAGTAATAGCCCACGGGTTGGGAATGAGTAGAGGATATAGCGGAGAGGGTTACGTTTATAGAACATTCTTTGAAATGTTAAACGAAAGAGGAATAAGTTATATTGCAGTAAGCTTCTCTAAACCGTATGATAAATCCATACCCTCAACATATTGTCTGCCATTTCACATACCGAAATTCGATAAATATCAGAGAATTTTAACGTATTATCCAGCTAAAAAGGTAAAACCTAAGTTATACTTAAACGCCTCGGGAGTACCTATACCCCTATCGAACGTAGCCCCTCACGTAATTTACGCTGGTGCTCCTGCAATCTCAACCCTACCGAGCAAATATACTAAATCGGTGTTCTGGAAAATTTACATAACTCCCTTTAAAATTATGATAAACAAAATTAAGGATGAGGCTAAGAGGGCTAAAATAATAGCGAACTCCCACTATTCAGCAAAAGCCATAGCGCAAGTATATAATATTAACGAACCAGAGGTAATATATCCTCCCGTTGATGTGGAGTTCTTCTCTAAAGCCTATAATGAGGACAATAGAGAGAACTTCTTCGTAACCGTGGGTAGAATAGAAAGAGGTAAAATGCTAGAAAACTCAATAATACTATCCGCAAAAAGCGGGATAAAAGGGGTAATAGTAGGGTCGTTAAATGAGGTAAGCTACCTCAAGAAATTGAACAAGTTAAAAAGAGAACTTAAGGCAAATGTAGAATTTTTAACAAACCTACCCAGAGAGGAACTACTAAAAATACTTTCTAAAGCTAAAGTTTACTTTCATCCAACTATCGGAGAGCACTTCGGAATTCCGGTAGTTGAAGCAATGTCAGCTGGAGTAATTCCTATTGTACCTAAGGACAGTGGGGTATATGAAGTAGTACCAGAATTCTCGTACTCTAATGTTGATGAAGCTGTAGGTATATTGCGCAATCTAATCGAAAAGAATAATGTGGAGTTAAGAAGAGAGATGAGGAGAAGATCTTTACAGTTTAGCAAAGATCGTTTTAAGGAAAAAATAATGTCTAAAATAATTACTTTAATCTCCTAG